The Thiomonas sp. FB-Cd genome includes a window with the following:
- a CDS encoding ABC transporter permease subunit, producing the protein MADLSPSDGKRVKRPLNWGRLAVIGSPQLWLIAFLLAPFFILLKISLSESNALGIGFDPIISFVNDSLQFKIRFGAYLALVRDNLYILTYLSSLWYAFLTTVLCLVIGYPFSYFMARANASLRPALLMLVMLPFWTSFLIRIYSWKNLLDVNGLFNQFLMWAGIIHTPLRMMFTEFSFMIGMVYGYIPFMILPLYATLVKMDTRLIEAAADLGSTPLKTFWLVTIPLSRSGIIAGSLLVFIPAVGEYVIPELLAGPSTLNIGRVMWNEFFANLDWQRASAVAIVMILLILVPIAIFNKYQTKTMEAAR; encoded by the coding sequence ATGGCCGACCTCAGCCCGTCCGACGGCAAGCGCGTCAAGAGGCCCCTGAACTGGGGGCGTCTGGCCGTGATCGGATCCCCCCAGCTCTGGCTCATCGCATTCTTGCTGGCGCCGTTTTTCATCCTGCTCAAGATCAGCCTGTCCGAGAGCAACGCCCTGGGCATCGGATTCGATCCCATCATTTCGTTCGTCAACGACAGCCTGCAGTTCAAGATCCGATTCGGTGCCTATCTGGCGCTGGTGCGCGACAACCTGTACATCCTCACCTACCTGTCGTCGCTCTGGTATGCCTTTCTCACCACGGTTCTCTGCCTGGTGATCGGCTACCCCTTCTCCTATTTCATGGCGCGGGCCAATGCTTCGCTGCGCCCGGCGCTGCTCATGCTGGTGATGCTGCCGTTCTGGACATCCTTCCTGATTCGCATCTATTCCTGGAAAAACCTGCTCGACGTCAACGGGCTGTTCAACCAGTTTCTCATGTGGGCAGGCATCATCCACACGCCGCTGCGCATGATGTTCACCGAGTTCTCGTTCATGATCGGGATGGTCTATGGGTACATCCCGTTCATGATCCTGCCCCTGTACGCCACACTCGTCAAAATGGACACGCGGCTGATCGAGGCTGCAGCCGACCTCGGATCCACGCCGCTCAAGACCTTCTGGCTGGTGACGATTCCGCTGTCACGCTCCGGGATCATCGCTGGCTCCTTGCTGGTCTTCATTCCGGCCGTGGGCGAGTACGTCATTCCCGAGCTGCTGGCAGGCCCGTCCACGCTCAACATCGGGCGTGTGATGTGGAACGAGTTCTTCGCCAATCTTGACTGGCAACGCGCCTCGGCAGTGGCCATCGTGATGATCCTCCTCATCCTGGTGCCAATCGCCATCTTCAACAAATACCAGACCAAGACCATGGAGGCCGCGCGATGA
- the gabT gene encoding 4-aminobutyrate--2-oxoglutarate transaminase, with product MNHSRNEQLMARKAAATPRGVGVMASFFADHAEGAELWDVEGRRFIDFAGGIAVLNVGHRHPKIVAALEEQLEHFTHTCYQVVPYESYVSLAEKLNALTPGDFPKKTALFSTGAEAVENAIKIARAYTKRAGVIAFGGGFHGRSLFAVSLTGKVQPYKAGFGPFPPEIYHVPFPCHGAALDETRKAMQQLFKADIEPSRVAAIIVEPIQGEGGFNVIQPEALKWLRALCDEHGIVLIADEVQSGFGRTGRMFAMEHFHEQTGVLPDLMTIAKSLASGMPLSAVTGRAEIMDGPAPGGLGGTYAGNPLAVAAAHAVIDVMREEKLPERGQMLGDRLKSRLQALRSVVPQIDDVRGLGAMVAAEFRDPATGEPDADFTKRVQALALERGLILLSCGVDANVLRFLFPLTIPDAVFAEGLDLLEAALRAA from the coding sequence ATGAACCATTCTCGTAACGAACAACTCATGGCCCGCAAGGCGGCGGCCACACCGCGTGGCGTGGGCGTCATGGCGAGCTTTTTTGCCGATCACGCCGAGGGCGCCGAACTGTGGGACGTCGAAGGTCGCCGCTTCATTGATTTCGCAGGCGGTATTGCTGTCCTCAACGTCGGTCACCGGCATCCGAAGATCGTCGCCGCCCTTGAGGAGCAGCTGGAGCACTTCACGCACACCTGTTATCAAGTCGTGCCATATGAGAGCTATGTCAGTCTCGCGGAAAAGCTCAACGCGCTCACGCCAGGCGACTTCCCGAAGAAGACCGCCCTGTTCTCCACCGGCGCCGAAGCCGTGGAAAATGCCATCAAGATCGCTCGCGCCTACACGAAGCGCGCGGGAGTCATCGCGTTTGGCGGCGGCTTTCACGGTCGCAGCCTCTTTGCCGTGTCGCTGACAGGCAAGGTGCAGCCGTACAAGGCGGGATTCGGCCCCTTTCCGCCCGAGATCTACCACGTCCCCTTCCCTTGCCATGGCGCCGCGCTCGACGAGACCAGGAAGGCGATGCAGCAGCTTTTCAAGGCCGACATTGAGCCCTCGCGGGTGGCGGCCATCATCGTCGAGCCCATTCAGGGCGAGGGCGGTTTCAACGTGATCCAGCCCGAGGCCTTGAAGTGGCTGCGCGCGTTGTGCGACGAGCACGGCATCGTGCTGATCGCCGACGAGGTGCAAAGCGGCTTTGGGCGCACCGGGCGGATGTTCGCTATGGAGCACTTCCATGAGCAGACCGGGGTGCTGCCGGACCTGATGACGATTGCCAAATCGCTGGCCTCGGGCATGCCGTTGTCAGCGGTGACAGGCCGTGCGGAGATCATGGATGGGCCGGCGCCCGGCGGGCTGGGCGGCACGTATGCTGGCAACCCGCTGGCGGTAGCCGCCGCGCACGCCGTGATTGACGTGATGCGCGAAGAGAAGCTGCCCGAGCGCGGCCAGATGCTTGGCGACAGGCTCAAGAGCCGGCTGCAGGCGTTGCGCAGCGTCGTGCCCCAGATCGACGATGTGCGCGGCCTGGGCGCGATGGTCGCCGCGGAGTTCAGGGACCCGGCCACCGGTGAGCCCGATGCCGATTTCACCAAGCGGGTGCAGGCACTGGCACTGGAGCGAGGACTCATCTTGCTGAGTTGTGGGGTGGACGCGAACGTGCTGCGTTTTTTGTTTCCGCTGACCATCCCCGACGCCGTGTTCGCCGAGGGCCTGGATCTGCTGGAGGCGGCGCTGCGCGCGGCCTGA
- a CDS encoding aldehyde dehydrogenase codes for MNAPSPRDLWHARAADRIAAGIDGRMLINGQRYNATDGQWFDCISPLDGKVITRVARGQAADVDRAVAAARAAFDDRRWAGKSPAARKKVMLAFAEQMRAAREELALLETLDMGKPIRNSLSADVPAAARCIQWYGEAVDKIYDEIAPTGRDALALITREPVGVVGAIVPWNYPMLMASWKLGPALAAGNSVVLKPSEKSPLTALRLAELALEAGMPEGVFNVVPGYGHEAGEALALHMGVDAVGFTGSTRVGRKMLDYASRSNLKRIYNELGGKSANIVFADFDDLDRAAATAAGSMFYNQGESCNAPSRLLVQEDIADAFVEKLRALTPQYAPADPLDPGTVLGALVDEGQTQTVMGYIQSGLAEGARCVTGGCRALEETGGQFVAPTVFDHVSNTMKIAREEIFGPVLAVIRFKTEADAIAMANDSSYGLHAGLWTRNIDRAMRVSRALHVGTVHVNQYDEDDITVPFGGVKQSGNGRDKSLHAFDKYTELKTTWMRIESA; via the coding sequence ATGAACGCACCATCCCCGCGTGACCTTTGGCACGCCCGTGCCGCCGACCGCATCGCCGCAGGCATCGACGGGCGCATGCTCATCAATGGCCAGCGCTACAACGCCACCGATGGACAGTGGTTCGACTGCATCTCGCCGCTGGACGGCAAGGTCATCACGCGTGTGGCGCGCGGCCAGGCCGCCGATGTCGACCGCGCCGTGGCTGCCGCTCGCGCGGCGTTCGACGACCGCCGTTGGGCGGGAAAATCGCCTGCCGCACGCAAGAAAGTGATGCTGGCTTTCGCCGAACAGATGCGTGCTGCCCGCGAGGAACTCGCCCTGCTGGAGACGCTGGACATGGGCAAGCCCATTCGCAACAGCCTTTCCGCCGATGTGCCCGCTGCAGCGCGCTGTATCCAGTGGTACGGCGAGGCCGTGGACAAGATCTATGACGAGATTGCCCCGACGGGGCGCGATGCCCTGGCACTCATCACGCGCGAGCCGGTGGGGGTGGTGGGCGCCATCGTGCCCTGGAACTACCCCATGCTGATGGCATCTTGGAAGCTCGGGCCAGCGCTTGCCGCGGGCAACAGCGTCGTGCTCAAACCGAGCGAAAAGTCGCCGCTCACGGCACTGCGCCTGGCAGAGCTTGCGCTGGAAGCGGGGATGCCCGAAGGCGTGTTCAATGTGGTGCCGGGCTACGGCCATGAGGCCGGCGAGGCGCTGGCGCTGCACATGGGTGTGGATGCCGTGGGCTTCACCGGCTCCACCCGCGTGGGGCGCAAGATGCTGGACTACGCCAGCCGCAGCAATCTCAAGCGCATCTACAACGAGCTCGGCGGTAAGTCGGCGAATATCGTATTCGCCGACTTCGATGATCTGGACCGCGCCGCAGCCACCGCCGCAGGCAGCATGTTCTACAACCAGGGCGAGTCGTGCAACGCGCCCTCACGCCTGCTCGTGCAGGAGGACATTGCCGACGCCTTCGTCGAAAAACTCCGAGCCTTGACCCCGCAGTACGCCCCAGCCGACCCGCTCGACCCGGGAACGGTGCTTGGCGCCCTGGTGGACGAGGGGCAGACGCAGACAGTGATGGGCTACATCCAGAGCGGCTTGGCCGAAGGCGCGCGGTGCGTCACCGGGGGTTGCCGCGCCCTTGAAGAAACCGGCGGTCAGTTCGTGGCGCCCACGGTGTTCGACCACGTGAGCAACACGATGAAAATCGCCCGCGAGGAGATCTTCGGGCCGGTGCTTGCCGTCATTCGCTTCAAGACGGAAGCTGACGCCATTGCGATGGCCAACGACAGCAGCTACGGCCTGCACGCCGGGCTGTGGACGCGCAATATCGATCGCGCCATGCGCGTGTCGCGTGCGCTGCATGTGGGCACCGTGCATGTGAATCAGTACGACGAAGATGACATCACCGTGCCTTTCGGCGGCGTGAAGCAGTCCGGGAACGGGCGCGACAAGTCGCTGCATGCCTTCGACAAGTACACCGAACTCAAGACCACCTGGATGCGTATCGAATCGGCCTGA
- a CDS encoding polyamine ABC transporter substrate-binding protein: protein MHTKPCSQPPLSKTAKPKSSVAGKLLSAFAIGAAALTLGTAQPASAADNVLNMYNWSDYIAPTTVPGFEKESGIKMRYDTFDSNETLFAKMVAGDTGYDIVVPSSNWAAIDIKGGLLHPLDKAKIPNYKNLNPELMKLLAQVDPGNKYLIPWMWGYTTVGINVGKVKKALGDTPMPANPWDLLFNPTYANKLKSCGVSFLDSGGDIMEAAFNYLGIPQNTSNPADFEKAYAMVQKVRNDVSEFSSSGYINDLAGGSICAALGWSGDMGIAAHRAQEAKNGQDIKVFAPTHGAVIFIDTMAIPADAKHIDNAYKFINYRLQPKVCAADTNTVYYANPVPASLPLVLPRVKDNDYVFLDQAMMNKLIPPKVYSSDERRMVTRLYTKFKTGL, encoded by the coding sequence ATGCATACCAAACCTTGCTCGCAGCCGCCGCTTTCGAAGACGGCGAAGCCCAAATCGTCCGTCGCTGGCAAACTGCTTTCGGCCTTTGCCATCGGTGCCGCTGCCTTGACCCTGGGTACAGCCCAGCCGGCGTCGGCCGCCGACAACGTGCTCAACATGTATAACTGGTCGGACTACATCGCCCCGACCACGGTGCCTGGTTTCGAGAAGGAGTCGGGCATCAAGATGCGCTACGACACGTTCGACTCGAATGAAACGCTGTTCGCGAAAATGGTGGCGGGCGACACCGGCTACGACATCGTCGTGCCGTCGTCCAACTGGGCGGCCATCGACATCAAGGGCGGCCTGCTGCATCCCCTGGACAAGGCCAAGATCCCGAATTACAAGAACCTCAATCCTGAGTTGATGAAGCTTCTGGCCCAGGTCGATCCGGGCAACAAATACCTGATTCCCTGGATGTGGGGCTACACCACGGTGGGCATCAACGTGGGCAAAGTGAAAAAGGCCCTGGGTGACACGCCGATGCCGGCGAATCCCTGGGACCTGTTGTTCAACCCGACCTATGCCAACAAGCTGAAGTCCTGCGGCGTTTCCTTCCTGGATTCCGGCGGCGACATCATGGAAGCCGCGTTCAACTATCTCGGCATCCCGCAAAACACGAGCAATCCGGCCGATTTCGAGAAGGCCTATGCGATGGTGCAGAAGGTTCGCAACGACGTCAGCGAATTCTCCTCATCCGGGTACATCAACGACCTAGCCGGCGGCTCGATCTGCGCAGCGCTTGGCTGGTCGGGTGACATGGGCATTGCCGCGCATCGCGCCCAGGAAGCCAAGAACGGGCAGGACATCAAGGTCTTTGCCCCCACGCACGGGGCCGTGATCTTCATCGACACCATGGCCATCCCGGCCGATGCCAAGCACATTGACAACGCCTACAAGTTCATCAACTACCGTCTGCAACCCAAGGTTTGTGCGGCCGATACCAACACGGTGTACTACGCCAACCCGGTTCCCGCGTCGCTGCCGCTGGTGCTGCCACGCGTGAAGGACAACGACTACGTGTTCCTGGACCAGGCCATGATGAACAAGCTCATTCCGCCGAAGGTCTATTCCAGCGACGAGCGTCGCATGGTCACCCGGCTGTACACGAAGTTCAAGACCGGTCTGTAA
- a CDS encoding cupin domain-containing protein has product MKSIVAFGSSHVVQEPLIPAADRVLRGDPRQQVWNHYADPTAQFNAGTWQGEPGAWRVRYDPHEEEFCVLLEGEMTLTAADGQVQSFRAGDAFVVPGGFEGIWENRTRVRKHYAIMALKSEAS; this is encoded by the coding sequence ATGAAGTCCATCGTCGCATTCGGCTCCAGCCACGTGGTGCAGGAGCCATTGATCCCCGCTGCGGACCGCGTGCTGCGCGGGGACCCTCGCCAGCAGGTGTGGAACCACTACGCTGACCCCACGGCTCAGTTCAATGCCGGCACCTGGCAAGGTGAGCCCGGCGCGTGGCGCGTACGCTATGACCCGCACGAAGAAGAATTCTGCGTCCTCCTCGAAGGCGAGATGACGCTCACCGCAGCCGACGGCCAGGTGCAGAGTTTTCGCGCCGGGGACGCTTTTGTCGTGCCCGGCGGCTTTGAAGGCATCTGGGAAAACCGGACCCGGGTGCGCAAGCATTACGCCATCATGGCGCTGAAATCCGAAGCGTCTTGA
- a CDS encoding ABC transporter ATP-binding protein, giving the protein MAETSIKAPTLPTAAGAFLKINGVTKSFGDVVAVDSIELDIEQGEIFALLGSSGCGKSTLLRMLAGFETPTGGRVFLAGEDITDLPPYERPINMMFQSYALFPHLTVFDNIAFGLRRDKMDKAAVTQRVEQMLELVQLKPYAKRKPHQLSGGQQQRVALARSLAKRPKLLLLDEPLAALDKKLRERTQLELVSILRKVGVTCVMVTHDQEEAMTMADRIAVMREGRFLQLGTPSEIYEHPQTRFVADFIGNVNLFEGRLVTDEPDHCEIRTDEGLFHIGHGIVGTLGMELNVALRPEKIALDAGHQPHAHNAMHGVISGRSYMGSYTVYEIQLPTQRRMRVTVSNADRHADPFEVGVPITASWAATSPVVIVD; this is encoded by the coding sequence ATGGCGGAGACGAGCATCAAGGCCCCAACGCTTCCCACTGCGGCAGGAGCCTTTCTGAAGATCAATGGAGTGACCAAGAGCTTTGGCGATGTTGTGGCGGTCGACAGCATCGAGCTCGATATTGAGCAAGGTGAGATTTTTGCCTTGCTGGGATCCTCAGGCTGCGGAAAGTCCACCTTGCTGCGCATGCTGGCCGGTTTTGAGACACCGACCGGCGGGCGGGTTTTTCTGGCGGGCGAGGACATCACGGATCTGCCGCCCTATGAGCGCCCCATCAACATGATGTTCCAGTCCTACGCGCTCTTTCCGCATCTCACCGTGTTCGACAACATCGCCTTTGGTCTGCGTCGCGACAAGATGGACAAAGCCGCCGTGACCCAGCGCGTGGAGCAGATGCTCGAGCTGGTGCAGCTCAAACCCTACGCCAAGCGCAAGCCCCACCAGCTCTCGGGCGGCCAGCAGCAGCGCGTGGCCCTTGCACGCAGCCTGGCCAAACGGCCGAAACTTCTGCTTCTCGACGAGCCGCTGGCCGCGCTGGACAAGAAACTGCGTGAGCGCACGCAGCTTGAACTCGTGAGCATCCTGCGCAAGGTCGGTGTCACCTGCGTGATGGTCACGCACGACCAGGAAGAGGCCATGACCATGGCCGACCGCATTGCGGTGATGCGCGAAGGCCGCTTCCTGCAGCTGGGTACACCCAGCGAGATTTACGAGCACCCCCAGACGCGCTTCGTCGCCGACTTCATCGGCAATGTCAACCTGTTCGAAGGCCGGCTGGTTACCGACGAGCCCGACCATTGCGAGATTCGTACCGATGAAGGCCTGTTTCACATCGGCCACGGCATCGTGGGCACGTTGGGCATGGAGCTGAACGTGGCGTTGCGCCCGGAAAAGATCGCCCTGGACGCAGGCCATCAACCCCATGCGCACAACGCCATGCATGGGGTGATCTCGGGTCGCTCCTACATGGGCAGCTACACGGTCTATGAGATCCAGTTGCCCACGCAACGCCGCATGCGCGTGACGGTGTCCAACGCCGATCGCCATGCCGATCCATTCGAGGTCGGTGTGCCGATCACCGCGAGCTGGGCGGCGACGTCGCCCGTGGTCATTGTCGACTGA
- a CDS encoding ABC transporter permease, translating to MKRSAALPMAWMILVYVFLYLPIVVLVVYSFNDSRMVTVWGGWTLKWYGAVVHDQEVISGLMLSLKVALATATTSVVLGTLAAFALTRYRRFRGKSLLNFMINIPLVMPTVVIALALLLFFVTVQKAIGFPQKGFFTIFIGHTVMAISYATVVVQSRLKEMDQSIEEAAMDLGARPFQVFMLVTLPSISQALVSAWLLAFSLSLDEVVISAFLSGPGSTTLPVVIFSRARLGLNPTINVVGAVTVYLVIVAVAISSVLMARRERQRAKESAAAYRQEMEFHPGIHAGDTGTVLS from the coding sequence ATGAAGCGTTCTGCCGCGTTGCCCATGGCCTGGATGATTCTGGTCTACGTGTTTCTCTACCTTCCCATCGTCGTGCTGGTCGTGTATTCGTTCAACGACTCGCGCATGGTCACCGTCTGGGGTGGCTGGACCCTGAAGTGGTATGGCGCCGTGGTGCACGATCAGGAGGTCATCAGTGGGCTCATGCTTTCGCTCAAGGTTGCCCTGGCCACCGCAACCACGTCGGTCGTGCTCGGCACGCTGGCAGCCTTTGCACTGACGCGCTACCGGCGCTTTCGGGGCAAGAGCCTGCTCAATTTCATGATCAACATACCCTTGGTCATGCCCACGGTGGTGATTGCGCTGGCGCTGCTGCTGTTCTTCGTCACGGTGCAAAAGGCGATCGGCTTTCCCCAGAAGGGGTTCTTCACGATCTTCATTGGCCACACCGTCATGGCGATTTCCTACGCCACCGTGGTGGTGCAGTCGCGCTTGAAGGAAATGGACCAATCCATTGAAGAGGCGGCGATGGATCTCGGAGCGCGACCCTTTCAGGTCTTCATGCTGGTGACCCTGCCCTCGATCTCGCAGGCGCTCGTGTCAGCCTGGTTGCTGGCATTCTCGCTCTCGCTCGACGAGGTGGTCATTTCCGCGTTCCTCTCGGGGCCAGGCAGTACCACCCTGCCCGTGGTCATCTTCTCGCGTGCCCGACTCGGCCTGAATCCCACGATCAACGTGGTGGGTGCCGTCACCGTTTATCTGGTCATCGTTGCCGTGGCCATCAGCAGCGTGCTGATGGCGCGCCGCGAGCGGCAGCGGGCCAAGGAAAGCGCTGCCGCGTATCGGCAGGAAATGGAGTTCCACCCCGGCATCCATGCGGGAGATACCGGGACCGTATTGTCGTAG
- a CDS encoding sensor domain-containing diguanylate cyclase, whose product MSPDSLIAQEQARTPLGRNGLFLHAEDEQAFLRGEWEYIGARLRILGLWGSVAFMLAAYTDFTVLGSKPVLFGILGLRLIVLALGIRLILLGRRAEAAEHGRMARALLAFEISVLGVFLVLVPAYGGAVDYHAITALLLTIALYAYAPALSAGSLLVGPIFTVIFLWEAVFVLRAAPQVTSIVGILLVFANFAGWQVATQLNRIQRMNWMDRNRLRREVAERLAAEKRALAGEDNLRRLFDTTPVPMVLSQQPSGQVLRYNQAAENLLDPAGKVRAGAVLFSADFFADPAEFAQQREQLLREGRVGPLDVHLKTTDGRVVDVMLSSAVMQFHGEPATIASLVEITARKRYEHELRRLTQTDPLTGLLNRRGFFAQASKLIEALQTSGAPIAVLLMDADHFKRVNDAHGHAVGDEALRQIGAVIQTQLRDADALARVGGEEFACLLPGTSQQQAMEVAERIRTAVGMQSMHCADVRVEVSLSIGVSVVADHEQRIDEALNRADRAMYVAKRAGRNRVDIMV is encoded by the coding sequence ATGAGTCCCGATTCGCTCATCGCCCAAGAGCAAGCCCGCACCCCGTTGGGTCGAAACGGGCTATTCCTGCACGCCGAGGATGAACAGGCGTTCTTGCGCGGGGAATGGGAGTACATCGGCGCGCGCCTGCGCATCCTGGGTTTGTGGGGCAGTGTCGCATTCATGCTCGCGGCCTACACGGACTTCACCGTCCTGGGCTCCAAGCCGGTGCTGTTCGGCATTTTGGGCTTGCGCCTGATCGTGCTGGCCTTGGGCATCCGACTCATCCTTCTGGGGCGCAGGGCTGAGGCCGCGGAGCACGGGCGCATGGCTCGCGCATTGCTGGCGTTCGAGATCTCTGTCCTGGGCGTTTTTCTCGTTCTGGTCCCTGCCTACGGCGGCGCCGTTGATTACCACGCGATTACGGCGTTGCTCCTGACGATCGCGCTGTATGCCTACGCACCGGCATTGAGCGCAGGCTCCCTCTTGGTGGGGCCGATTTTCACGGTGATCTTCCTTTGGGAAGCGGTGTTCGTGCTGCGCGCGGCACCCCAGGTCACCAGCATCGTGGGCATCCTGCTTGTGTTTGCCAACTTTGCCGGCTGGCAGGTGGCCACCCAACTCAACCGGATCCAGCGCATGAACTGGATGGACCGCAACCGATTGCGCCGCGAGGTTGCCGAGCGTCTTGCGGCGGAAAAGCGCGCCCTCGCGGGCGAGGACAACCTGCGCCGCCTGTTCGACACCACGCCCGTGCCCATGGTGCTCAGCCAGCAGCCGAGCGGGCAGGTGTTGCGCTACAACCAGGCGGCGGAGAACCTGCTCGATCCCGCCGGCAAAGTCCGCGCAGGGGCCGTCCTCTTTAGCGCCGATTTCTTCGCCGACCCCGCGGAGTTTGCGCAGCAGCGGGAGCAGCTTTTGCGCGAGGGTCGTGTCGGGCCGCTGGATGTGCATCTCAAGACCACCGACGGACGGGTGGTGGATGTGATGTTGTCATCGGCAGTCATGCAGTTCCACGGGGAGCCAGCCACAATCGCCAGTCTCGTGGAGATCACCGCACGCAAGCGCTACGAGCACGAATTGCGTCGCCTGACACAAACGGACCCGCTGACGGGGTTGCTCAACCGGCGCGGCTTTTTCGCCCAGGCCAGCAAATTGATCGAGGCCTTGCAGACGTCGGGTGCGCCGATCGCCGTGTTGCTGATGGATGCGGACCATTTCAAACGGGTCAATGATGCCCACGGGCATGCCGTCGGGGACGAGGCTCTGAGGCAAATCGGCGCGGTGATCCAGACCCAGTTGCGCGATGCCGATGCGCTTGCCCGTGTGGGCGGAGAGGAGTTTGCCTGTCTGCTTCCAGGCACGTCGCAGCAACAGGCGATGGAGGTTGCCGAGCGCATTCGCACCGCGGTCGGGATGCAAAGCATGCACTGCGCGGACGTGCGCGTGGAAGTCAGCCTGAGCATTGGGGTGAGCGTGGTGGCGGATCACGAACAGCGCATCGATGAGGCGCTCAACCGCGCCGACCGTGCGATGTACGTCGCCAAGCGCGCGGGCCGTAACCGCGTGGATATCATGGTTTAA
- a CDS encoding DUF3138 family protein — MQKKFRLSILTLSLGLVPAIAMADTNADILKELEALKAKVQQLEAQVKTQQAQIQDNQKATEEASQVANHAAVQVTGVKSAAETSGLKGLSITGMIAPAYVYNKDQQNSSFVFLNRSNGDPAGSTIYNYDNSSFGQAYIQFQKVTEGGTKWTLNLAPDRGTGANMNGNSIVNEASVSMPLNGDQNTRLIAGQIPDWEGYEYVFDNQTKSITHNLLFDFTELFAYTGAGVDVTNGNLEWKALVGNVNSPRYYYNNGTGGRAPAAIFRADYSLPGYDSAGVGFWALVGKTPNVSSTGIGVANGTSSTTMFEADGYLNKGNWGYYGQFGAGKQVGAAFNGGDAQWWGLSGMLTYNYTPRVLGYVRADYLNDSKNGGGLVGGYNGTDSLNGFGPDPVCVNSGATNCDGANRYALTLGANYLYSKSTTLKLEYRYDRANMATFLNVSDGSYTNNNNLLAASVVVSF; from the coding sequence ATGCAGAAGAAGTTCAGGTTGTCGATTTTGACGCTTAGCCTCGGTCTCGTGCCGGCCATCGCCATGGCTGACACGAACGCCGACATCCTTAAGGAGCTCGAGGCCTTGAAGGCCAAGGTCCAGCAACTCGAAGCCCAGGTGAAAACGCAGCAGGCGCAGATTCAGGACAACCAGAAAGCCACCGAAGAGGCTTCTCAGGTGGCCAACCACGCAGCCGTGCAGGTGACCGGCGTCAAAAGCGCGGCCGAGACGTCGGGCTTGAAGGGCTTGAGCATCACCGGCATGATTGCGCCCGCCTATGTGTACAACAAGGACCAACAGAACAGCTCATTCGTCTTCCTGAATCGCTCGAATGGCGACCCGGCCGGCAGCACGATTTACAACTACGACAACTCCAGTTTCGGCCAAGCCTATATTCAGTTCCAGAAGGTCACTGAAGGTGGCACCAAGTGGACCCTGAACCTGGCGCCTGACCGCGGCACCGGCGCCAACATGAATGGCAATTCCATTGTCAACGAGGCGTCCGTGTCGATGCCCCTGAATGGCGACCAGAATACGCGCCTGATCGCAGGTCAGATCCCGGATTGGGAAGGTTATGAATACGTGTTCGACAACCAGACGAAGTCGATCACCCACAACCTTCTGTTTGACTTCACCGAACTCTTTGCATACACGGGTGCCGGCGTCGATGTCACCAACGGCAATCTCGAATGGAAGGCCTTGGTTGGCAACGTCAACTCCCCGCGCTATTACTACAACAACGGCACCGGGGGCCGTGCGCCGGCTGCAATCTTCCGCGCCGACTACAGCCTTCCCGGTTACGACAGCGCAGGGGTCGGGTTCTGGGCCCTGGTCGGCAAGACGCCCAATGTGAGCTCGACCGGCATCGGTGTGGCCAACGGAACGTCAAGCACGACCATGTTCGAGGCCGATGGCTACCTGAACAAGGGCAACTGGGGCTATTACGGCCAGTTCGGGGCAGGCAAGCAGGTTGGTGCCGCATTCAACGGGGGTGATGCGCAATGGTGGGGGCTGTCCGGCATGCTCACCTACAACTACACGCCGCGTGTGCTGGGCTACGTCCGCGCCGACTACCTGAACGACTCGAAGAACGGCGGTGGCCTGGTCGGCGGTTACAACGGTACGGACTCGCTCAACGGTTTTGGGCCGGATCCCGTGTGCGTCAATTCGGGGGCGACAAACTGTGATGGCGCCAACCGCTACGCGCTGACGTTGGGGGCGAATTACCTGTACTCGAAGTCGACGACACTCAAGCTCGAGTACCGTTACGACCGCGCCAACATGGCAACCTTCCTCAACGTGTCCGATGGCAGCTATACCAATAACAACAACCTGCTCGCGGCCTCGGTGGTGGTGAGCTTCTGA